In a single window of the Neodiprion virginianus isolate iyNeoVirg1 chromosome 1, iyNeoVirg1.1, whole genome shotgun sequence genome:
- the LOC124296806 gene encoding diacylglycerol kinase theta isoform X6, which translates to MASVSAETPASHGHSFSKKTFHKPTYCHHCTDMLWGLLQQGYTCEVCNFVVHDRCLKTVVSPCSSIAASLIKNPVAHCWSEQVHHKRKFCNVCRKRLEDSPSIHCEICEYYVHTDCQDFAVADCKENATYLPGKDLASVRHTHHWREGNLPSNSKCVVCKKTCWSAECLSGYRCEWCGMTSHAYCHKNIPPECTFGNLEPIYLPPHAISIPRTEVPMEAIIGVQVRRKEVLAREYSCPRNISEEFSSGDARNRDNDEPAQQSGAHSRDSRPQKEKDDRDEEMIKVYDGNISARRRIFRVINVPRQASIDQVLTIALRAFHITKDLKNFYLTDLYAADEARLCDPTPINNLQRKEGKRPAVFLRFKDNECGEVRVYPGKLQVSEAFCNVPVDEGSTVTDLIREALLRFGLENFKCEEYRCSEILLDRGVTERVLSWNEKPWDIVKLLGKDSIRQMELMRFYLQLKQDPHGPNLALFVGNLPPNLSERNYENMLTEFLGKENKFSSIGPIYYEYGSMVIIYEDSNKAVKALYTLRESKYEDKHLLVMLLPSIEPSMVPPGVQPLLVFVNVKSGGCQGLELISSFRKLLNPYQVFDLDNGGPLPGLYVFRHIRNYKILVCGGDGTIGWVLQCLDNVGQDSECSSPACAIVPLGTGNDLARVLRWGSGYTGGEDPLSLLRDIIDAEEIKLDRWTVVFHPEDKEDKSQQVPNAAVAGSTSEDNTQIFVMNNYFGIGIDADLCLAFHNAREENPNKFNSRFHNKGVYVRMGLRKMVGQKLCKDLHKQIRLEVDGKLVELPQVEGIIILNILSWGSGANPWGPEKEDQFNKPNHWDGVLEVVGVTGVVHLGQIQSGLRSAMRIAQGGHIKIHLHSDLPVQVDGEPWVQSPGDVVVLKSALKATMLKKNKIKRRNTEPSILPANGEGGKSTDE; encoded by the exons TCTGCAACTTCGTGGTGCACGACCGCTGTCTCAAGACCGTCGTCTCTCCCTGCTCCAGCATCGCGGCAAGCCTGATCAAG aacCCGGTTGCACATTGTTGGTCGGAACAAGTGCACCACAAAAGAAAATTCTGCAATGTATGTCGTAAACGCCTCGAGGATAGCCCATCGATTCACTGTGAGA TATGCGAGTACTATGTGCACACGGATTGCCAGGATTTTGCGGTTGCCGATTGCAAGGAGAACGCGACTTACCTGCCAGGGAAGGATTTAGCTTCGGTGCGTCACACCCATCATTGGCGGGAAGGGAATCTTCCCAGCAATTCGAAATGCGTGGTATGCAAGAAGACTTGCTGGTCGGCGGAATGTCTTTCTGGATATCGGTGCGAGTGGTGTGGCATGACG TCGCATGCCTACTGCCACAAGAACATACCGCCGGAGTGCACGTTTGGAAATTTGGAGCCAATATACCTGCCTCCGCATGCAATCAGTATACCTCGCACCGAGGTCCCTATGGAGGCGATCATTGGGGTCCAGGTGCGTCGCAAGGAAGTTCTCGCGCGTGAGTATTCTTGCC cACGTAATATTTCAGAGGAATTCAGCAGCGGAGACGCTCGGAATCGAGACAATGATGAACCGGCGCAGCAAAGCGGTGCTCACAGCCGGGATTCCAGGCCCCAGAAAGAAAAGGACGACAGAGACGAAG AGATGATCAAAGTTTACGATGGCAATATTTCTGCGAGGCGTCGGATATTTCGAGTTATCAACGTCCCTCGTCAAGCCAGTATCGACCAGGTCCTCACCATAGCTCTAAGAGCATTCCACATAACGAAAGATCTGA AAAACTTTTACCTAACTGACTTGTACGCCGCCGACGAAGCTCGTTTGTGTGATCCAACACCCATTAATAACTTACAGCGGAAGGAAGGCAAGCGTCCGGCTGTCTTTCTGCGTTTTAA GGACAACGAGTGTGGCGAGGTACGAGTCTACCCAGGTAAACTTCAGGTGTCTGAGGCATTCTGCAACGTCCCTGTTGACGAAGGAAGTACCGTCACCGATCTTATTCGGGAAGCTCTTCTTCGGTTTggacttgaaaatttcaaatgcgAGGAATATCGCTGCAGCGAGATTTTACTGGATCGTGGTG TTACGGAACGGGTGCTGTCCTGGAACGAAAAACCTTGGGACATCGTAAAGCTACTTGGAAAGGACTCGATCCGTCAAATGGAATTGATGAGGTTTTACCTTCAGTTGAAACAAGATCCTCACGGGCCGAATCTGGCGTTATTTGTCGGCAATCTTCCACCCAATCTTTCAGAACGTAATTATGAGAATATGTTGACGGAGTTCTTGGGTAAAG aaaataaattttcatccattGGCCCAATTTATTACGAGTATGGATCAATGGTGATTATATACGAGGATTCAAACAAGGCCGTAAAGGCATTGTACACATTGCGCGAATCAAAATACGAAGACAAACACCTTTTAg TAATGCTTCTGCCCAGCATCGAGCCGAGTATGGTACCGCCTGGTGTTCAACCTCTACTTGTATTTGTAAATGTCAAGTCTGGTGGATGTCAGGGTCTGGAATTAATTTCCAGTTTTCGAAAGCTTTTGAATCCATACCAAGTGTTCGATCTGGATAACGGAGGCCCCCTTCCCGG ACTGTACGTTTTTCGGCATATAAGAAATTACAAGATTCTTGTGTGCGGAGGCGACGGAACAATAGGCTGGGTATTGCAATGCCTTGATAACGTTGGCCAAGATAGCGAGTGTTCTTCGCCGGCATGCGCAATTGTTCCTTTGGGAACTGGCAACGATTTGGCAAGAGTTTTGCGCTGGGGTTCCGGGTACACGGGTGGAGAAGATCCGCTGAGTTTATTGCGGGACATCATCGATGCCGAGGAAATAAAGTTGGATCGATGGACGGTGGTTTTCCACCCGGAAGATAAGGAGGATAAATCTCAGCAAGTTCCCAATGCCGCAG TTGCTGGTTCAACGAGCGAAGATAATACCCAAATATTTGTAATGAACAATTACTTTGGTATCGGAATCGACGCCGATCTGTGTTTGGCCTTTCACAATGCGAGGGAAGAAAATCCAAACAAGTTCAACAGTCGATTCCACAACAAGGGAGTATACGTTAGAATGGGATTGCGCAAGATGGTCGGTCAGAAACTCTGTAAAGACTTGCACAAGCAAATACGATTAGAAGTCGACGGAAAACTAGTAGAATTACCGCAGGTCGAAGGCATCATTATACTGAATATTTTGAG ttGGGGCTCTGGCGCTAATCCGTGGGGTCCGGAGAAAGAGGATCAGTTCAACAAACCGAATCACTGGGACGGGGTGTTGGAAGTAGTTGGAGTTACAGGTGTGGTACACCTGGGACAAATACAGTCTGGTCTTCGCTCCGCTATGAGAATAGCTCAA GGTGGacatataaaaattcatctaCACTCAGACTTGCCAGTTCAGGTAGACGGAGAACCCTGGGTTCAGAGTCCAGGCGATGTTGTAGTCCTGAAGTCTGCGTTGAAG GCAACcatgttgaagaaaaataagatcAAGCGTCGGAATACCGAACCGTCGATTCTACCTGCTAATGGGGAGGGGGGCAAGAGCACGGACGAGTAA
- the LOC124296806 gene encoding diacylglycerol kinase theta isoform X5 — MASVSAETPASHGHSFSKKTFHKPTYCHHCTDMLWGLLQQGYTCEVCNFVVHDRCLKTVVSPCSSIAASLIKNPVAHCWSEQVHHKRKFCNVCRKRLEDSPSIHCEICEYYVHTDCQDFAVADCKENATYLPGKDLASVRHTHHWREGNLPSNSKCVVCKKTCWSAECLSGYRCEWCGMTSHAYCHKNIPPECTFGNLEPIYLPPHAISIPRTEVPMEAIIGVQVRRKEVLAPRNISEEFSSGDARNRDNDEPAQQSGAHSRDSRPQKEKDDRDEEMIKVYDGNISARRRIFRVINVPRQASIDQVLTIALRAFHITKDLKNFYLTDLYAADEARLCDPTPINNLQRKEGKRPAVFLRFKDNECGEVRVYPGKLQVSEAFCNVPVDEGSTVTDLIREALLRFGLENFKCEEYRCSEILLDRGVTERVLSWNEKPWDIVKLLGKDSIRQMELMRFYLQLKQDPHGPNLALFVGNLPPNLSERNYENMLTEFLGKENKFSSIGPIYYEYGSMVIIYEDSNKAVKALYTLRESKYEDKHLLVMLLPSIEPSMVPPGVQPLLVFVNVKSGGCQGLELISSFRKLLNPYQVFDLDNGGPLPGLYVFRHIRNYKILVCGGDGTIGWVLQCLDNVGQDSECSSPACAIVPLGTGNDLARVLRWGSGYTGGEDPLSLLRDIIDAEEIKLDRWTVVFHPEDKEDKSQQVPNAAVAGSTSEDNTQIFVMNNYFGIGIDADLCLAFHNAREENPNKFNSRFHNKGVYVRMGLRKMVGQKLCKDLHKQIRLEVDGKLVELPQVEGIIILNILSWGSGANPWGPEKEDQFNKPNHWDGVLEVVGVTGVVHLGQIQSGLRSAMRIAQGGHIKIHLHSDLPVQVDGEPWVQSPGDVVVLKSALKATMLKKVKSKMKRRNTEPSMQLALQAGPSNDPDIENF, encoded by the exons TCTGCAACTTCGTGGTGCACGACCGCTGTCTCAAGACCGTCGTCTCTCCCTGCTCCAGCATCGCGGCAAGCCTGATCAAG aacCCGGTTGCACATTGTTGGTCGGAACAAGTGCACCACAAAAGAAAATTCTGCAATGTATGTCGTAAACGCCTCGAGGATAGCCCATCGATTCACTGTGAGA TATGCGAGTACTATGTGCACACGGATTGCCAGGATTTTGCGGTTGCCGATTGCAAGGAGAACGCGACTTACCTGCCAGGGAAGGATTTAGCTTCGGTGCGTCACACCCATCATTGGCGGGAAGGGAATCTTCCCAGCAATTCGAAATGCGTGGTATGCAAGAAGACTTGCTGGTCGGCGGAATGTCTTTCTGGATATCGGTGCGAGTGGTGTGGCATGACG TCGCATGCCTACTGCCACAAGAACATACCGCCGGAGTGCACGTTTGGAAATTTGGAGCCAATATACCTGCCTCCGCATGCAATCAGTATACCTCGCACCGAGGTCCCTATGGAGGCGATCATTGGGGTCCAGGTGCGTCGCAAGGAAGTTCTCGCGC cACGTAATATTTCAGAGGAATTCAGCAGCGGAGACGCTCGGAATCGAGACAATGATGAACCGGCGCAGCAAAGCGGTGCTCACAGCCGGGATTCCAGGCCCCAGAAAGAAAAGGACGACAGAGACGAAG AGATGATCAAAGTTTACGATGGCAATATTTCTGCGAGGCGTCGGATATTTCGAGTTATCAACGTCCCTCGTCAAGCCAGTATCGACCAGGTCCTCACCATAGCTCTAAGAGCATTCCACATAACGAAAGATCTGA AAAACTTTTACCTAACTGACTTGTACGCCGCCGACGAAGCTCGTTTGTGTGATCCAACACCCATTAATAACTTACAGCGGAAGGAAGGCAAGCGTCCGGCTGTCTTTCTGCGTTTTAA GGACAACGAGTGTGGCGAGGTACGAGTCTACCCAGGTAAACTTCAGGTGTCTGAGGCATTCTGCAACGTCCCTGTTGACGAAGGAAGTACCGTCACCGATCTTATTCGGGAAGCTCTTCTTCGGTTTggacttgaaaatttcaaatgcgAGGAATATCGCTGCAGCGAGATTTTACTGGATCGTGGTG TTACGGAACGGGTGCTGTCCTGGAACGAAAAACCTTGGGACATCGTAAAGCTACTTGGAAAGGACTCGATCCGTCAAATGGAATTGATGAGGTTTTACCTTCAGTTGAAACAAGATCCTCACGGGCCGAATCTGGCGTTATTTGTCGGCAATCTTCCACCCAATCTTTCAGAACGTAATTATGAGAATATGTTGACGGAGTTCTTGGGTAAAG aaaataaattttcatccattGGCCCAATTTATTACGAGTATGGATCAATGGTGATTATATACGAGGATTCAAACAAGGCCGTAAAGGCATTGTACACATTGCGCGAATCAAAATACGAAGACAAACACCTTTTAg TAATGCTTCTGCCCAGCATCGAGCCGAGTATGGTACCGCCTGGTGTTCAACCTCTACTTGTATTTGTAAATGTCAAGTCTGGTGGATGTCAGGGTCTGGAATTAATTTCCAGTTTTCGAAAGCTTTTGAATCCATACCAAGTGTTCGATCTGGATAACGGAGGCCCCCTTCCCGG ACTGTACGTTTTTCGGCATATAAGAAATTACAAGATTCTTGTGTGCGGAGGCGACGGAACAATAGGCTGGGTATTGCAATGCCTTGATAACGTTGGCCAAGATAGCGAGTGTTCTTCGCCGGCATGCGCAATTGTTCCTTTGGGAACTGGCAACGATTTGGCAAGAGTTTTGCGCTGGGGTTCCGGGTACACGGGTGGAGAAGATCCGCTGAGTTTATTGCGGGACATCATCGATGCCGAGGAAATAAAGTTGGATCGATGGACGGTGGTTTTCCACCCGGAAGATAAGGAGGATAAATCTCAGCAAGTTCCCAATGCCGCAG TTGCTGGTTCAACGAGCGAAGATAATACCCAAATATTTGTAATGAACAATTACTTTGGTATCGGAATCGACGCCGATCTGTGTTTGGCCTTTCACAATGCGAGGGAAGAAAATCCAAACAAGTTCAACAGTCGATTCCACAACAAGGGAGTATACGTTAGAATGGGATTGCGCAAGATGGTCGGTCAGAAACTCTGTAAAGACTTGCACAAGCAAATACGATTAGAAGTCGACGGAAAACTAGTAGAATTACCGCAGGTCGAAGGCATCATTATACTGAATATTTTGAG ttGGGGCTCTGGCGCTAATCCGTGGGGTCCGGAGAAAGAGGATCAGTTCAACAAACCGAATCACTGGGACGGGGTGTTGGAAGTAGTTGGAGTTACAGGTGTGGTACACCTGGGACAAATACAGTCTGGTCTTCGCTCCGCTATGAGAATAGCTCAA GGTGGacatataaaaattcatctaCACTCAGACTTGCCAGTTCAGGTAGACGGAGAACCCTGGGTTCAGAGTCCAGGCGATGTTGTAGTCCTGAAGTCTGCGTTGAAG GCCACGATGCTGAAGAAGGTGAAGAGTAAAATGAAGAGGCGAAATACAGAGCCCAGCATGCAGTTAGCGCTTCAAGCTGGACCCTCGAACGATCCGGATATCGAGAACTTCTGA
- the LOC124296806 gene encoding diacylglycerol kinase theta isoform X3 → MASVSAETPASHGHSFSKKTFHKPTYCHHCTDMLWGLLQQGYTCEVCNFVVHDRCLKTVVSPCSSIAASLIKNPVAHCWSEQVHHKRKFCNVCRKRLEDSPSIHCEICEYYVHTDCQDFAVADCKENATYLPGKDLASVRHTHHWREGNLPSNSKCVVCKKTCWSAECLSGYRCEWCGMTSHAYCHKNIPPECTFGNLEPIYLPPHAISIPRTEVPMEAIIGVQVRRKEVLAREYSCHYTGEQFDFAESEQIGGEGHLAAALRRLSLVLHRSCHGNCHASPPYVRARNISEEFSSGDARNRDNDEPAQQSGAHSRDSRPQKEKDDRDEEMIKVYDGNISARRRIFRVINVPRQASIDQVLTIALRAFHITKDLKNFYLTDLYAADEARLCDPTPINNLQRKEGKRPAVFLRFKDNECGEVRVYPGKLQVSEAFCNVPVDEGSTVTDLIREALLRFGLENFKCEEYRCSEILLDRGVVTERVLSWNEKPWDIVKLLGKDSIRQMELMRFYLQLKQDPHGPNLALFVGNLPPNLSERNYENMLTEFLGKENKFSSIGPIYYEYGSMVIIYEDSNKAVKALYTLRESKYEDKHLLVMLLPSIEPSMVPPGVQPLLVFVNVKSGGCQGLELISSFRKLLNPYQVFDLDNGGPLPGLYVFRHIRNYKILVCGGDGTIGWVLQCLDNVGQDSECSSPACAIVPLGTGNDLARVLRWGSGYTGGEDPLSLLRDIIDAEEIKLDRWTVVFHPEDKEDKSQQVPNAAVAGSTSEDNTQIFVMNNYFGIGIDADLCLAFHNAREENPNKFNSRFHNKGVYVRMGLRKMVGQKLCKDLHKQIRLEVDGKLVELPQVEGIIILNILSWGSGANPWGPEKEDQFNKPNHWDGVLEVVGVTGVVHLGQIQSGLRSAMRIAQGGHIKIHLHSDLPVQVDGEPWVQSPGDVVVLKSALKATMLKKNKIKRRNTEPSILPANGEGGKSTDE, encoded by the exons TCTGCAACTTCGTGGTGCACGACCGCTGTCTCAAGACCGTCGTCTCTCCCTGCTCCAGCATCGCGGCAAGCCTGATCAAG aacCCGGTTGCACATTGTTGGTCGGAACAAGTGCACCACAAAAGAAAATTCTGCAATGTATGTCGTAAACGCCTCGAGGATAGCCCATCGATTCACTGTGAGA TATGCGAGTACTATGTGCACACGGATTGCCAGGATTTTGCGGTTGCCGATTGCAAGGAGAACGCGACTTACCTGCCAGGGAAGGATTTAGCTTCGGTGCGTCACACCCATCATTGGCGGGAAGGGAATCTTCCCAGCAATTCGAAATGCGTGGTATGCAAGAAGACTTGCTGGTCGGCGGAATGTCTTTCTGGATATCGGTGCGAGTGGTGTGGCATGACG TCGCATGCCTACTGCCACAAGAACATACCGCCGGAGTGCACGTTTGGAAATTTGGAGCCAATATACCTGCCTCCGCATGCAATCAGTATACCTCGCACCGAGGTCCCTATGGAGGCGATCATTGGGGTCCAGGTGCGTCGCAAGGAAGTTCTCGCGCGTGAGTATTCTTGCC ATTACACTGGAGAGCAATTCGATTTCGCTGAGAGTGAACAAATTGGGGGCGAAGGCCACCTTGCCGCAGCTTTGAGGCGCCTTTCACTAGTTTTGCATCGTAGCTGCCATGGAAATTGTCATGCTTCCCCTCCTTATGTTCGAG cACGTAATATTTCAGAGGAATTCAGCAGCGGAGACGCTCGGAATCGAGACAATGATGAACCGGCGCAGCAAAGCGGTGCTCACAGCCGGGATTCCAGGCCCCAGAAAGAAAAGGACGACAGAGACGAAG AGATGATCAAAGTTTACGATGGCAATATTTCTGCGAGGCGTCGGATATTTCGAGTTATCAACGTCCCTCGTCAAGCCAGTATCGACCAGGTCCTCACCATAGCTCTAAGAGCATTCCACATAACGAAAGATCTGA AAAACTTTTACCTAACTGACTTGTACGCCGCCGACGAAGCTCGTTTGTGTGATCCAACACCCATTAATAACTTACAGCGGAAGGAAGGCAAGCGTCCGGCTGTCTTTCTGCGTTTTAA GGACAACGAGTGTGGCGAGGTACGAGTCTACCCAGGTAAACTTCAGGTGTCTGAGGCATTCTGCAACGTCCCTGTTGACGAAGGAAGTACCGTCACCGATCTTATTCGGGAAGCTCTTCTTCGGTTTggacttgaaaatttcaaatgcgAGGAATATCGCTGCAGCGAGATTTTACTGGATCGTGGTG TAGTTACGGAACGGGTGCTGTCCTGGAACGAAAAACCTTGGGACATCGTAAAGCTACTTGGAAAGGACTCGATCCGTCAAATGGAATTGATGAGGTTTTACCTTCAGTTGAAACAAGATCCTCACGGGCCGAATCTGGCGTTATTTGTCGGCAATCTTCCACCCAATCTTTCAGAACGTAATTATGAGAATATGTTGACGGAGTTCTTGGGTAAAG aaaataaattttcatccattGGCCCAATTTATTACGAGTATGGATCAATGGTGATTATATACGAGGATTCAAACAAGGCCGTAAAGGCATTGTACACATTGCGCGAATCAAAATACGAAGACAAACACCTTTTAg TAATGCTTCTGCCCAGCATCGAGCCGAGTATGGTACCGCCTGGTGTTCAACCTCTACTTGTATTTGTAAATGTCAAGTCTGGTGGATGTCAGGGTCTGGAATTAATTTCCAGTTTTCGAAAGCTTTTGAATCCATACCAAGTGTTCGATCTGGATAACGGAGGCCCCCTTCCCGG ACTGTACGTTTTTCGGCATATAAGAAATTACAAGATTCTTGTGTGCGGAGGCGACGGAACAATAGGCTGGGTATTGCAATGCCTTGATAACGTTGGCCAAGATAGCGAGTGTTCTTCGCCGGCATGCGCAATTGTTCCTTTGGGAACTGGCAACGATTTGGCAAGAGTTTTGCGCTGGGGTTCCGGGTACACGGGTGGAGAAGATCCGCTGAGTTTATTGCGGGACATCATCGATGCCGAGGAAATAAAGTTGGATCGATGGACGGTGGTTTTCCACCCGGAAGATAAGGAGGATAAATCTCAGCAAGTTCCCAATGCCGCAG TTGCTGGTTCAACGAGCGAAGATAATACCCAAATATTTGTAATGAACAATTACTTTGGTATCGGAATCGACGCCGATCTGTGTTTGGCCTTTCACAATGCGAGGGAAGAAAATCCAAACAAGTTCAACAGTCGATTCCACAACAAGGGAGTATACGTTAGAATGGGATTGCGCAAGATGGTCGGTCAGAAACTCTGTAAAGACTTGCACAAGCAAATACGATTAGAAGTCGACGGAAAACTAGTAGAATTACCGCAGGTCGAAGGCATCATTATACTGAATATTTTGAG ttGGGGCTCTGGCGCTAATCCGTGGGGTCCGGAGAAAGAGGATCAGTTCAACAAACCGAATCACTGGGACGGGGTGTTGGAAGTAGTTGGAGTTACAGGTGTGGTACACCTGGGACAAATACAGTCTGGTCTTCGCTCCGCTATGAGAATAGCTCAA GGTGGacatataaaaattcatctaCACTCAGACTTGCCAGTTCAGGTAGACGGAGAACCCTGGGTTCAGAGTCCAGGCGATGTTGTAGTCCTGAAGTCTGCGTTGAAG GCAACcatgttgaagaaaaataagatcAAGCGTCGGAATACCGAACCGTCGATTCTACCTGCTAATGGGGAGGGGGGCAAGAGCACGGACGAGTAA